A single Brassica rapa cultivar Chiifu-401-42 chromosome A04, CAAS_Brap_v3.01, whole genome shotgun sequence DNA region contains:
- the LOC103863551 gene encoding putative plant UBX domain-containing protein 14, translated as MRDDQQKLISSFMEIAIGQTKDTAIQFLKETSWNLEEAINLFLIHRENQPQRQQNATELHRSDYQEEEHIPPPLPSIRDTLYDSSYMYQTPVQVCPEEIWDAESEPSEDSDTDVGPDSKPEPSEEPRRLSSLYRAPLKLLFQGTFEEAKSTSSRQNLWLLVNLQSTTEFTSHMLNRDLWANEVVSQAIESSFILSQVYDDTTEGKKVSTFYRIESAPPVVLLIDPITGQNMRSWSGAIEAHGFVEDLMKYMDDGPHQYMASSTRNKRMKTDKISSESSQTGMPELAESLETKEEEETCSSRNQTIGHIGLPLSWGPEFEKSAEVKQEEICVEFPDLTEEPKGDCDKSLVCSLCVRFPDGRRKQRKFLKTEPIQLLWSFCHSQIVGSEKKAFKLVQAIPGASKTLEYGASATFDQSGLANSMISVTWE; from the coding sequence ATGAGAGATGACCAGCAGAAACTGATCTCATCATTCATGGAGATTGCTATTGGTCAAACCAAAGACACCGCAATACAATTCCTAAAGGAAACGAGctggaaccttgaagaagctATTAACCTCTTTCTCATTCACAGAGAGAATCAACCTCAACGTCAGCAAAACGCAACAGAGCTGCATAGGAGTGAttatcaagaagaagaacataTCCCTCCTCCTTTACCTTCGATTAGGGATACTCTCTATGACTCTTCTTACATGTATCAAACTCCGGTTCAAGTATGTCCTGAAGAGATCTGGGACGCGGAATCAGAACCGTCAGAAGATTCGGACACTGATGTTGGACCAGATTCCAAACCAGAACCCTCAGAAGAGCCGAGGAGGTTGTCTTCTTTGTACCGTGCTCCACTGAAACTTCTTTTCCAAGGTACGTTTGAAGAGGCGAAATCAACATCTTCTAGACAGAACCTATGGCTGCTAGTCAACCTCCAGTCCACGACCGAGTTTACTTCTCACATGCTAAACCGAGATTTATGGGCTAACGAAGTCGTTTCTCAAGCCATTGAGTCTAGCTTCATCCTATCTCAAGTCTATGATGATACCACCGAAGGAAAGAAAGTCTCTACTTTCTACCGCATCGAATCTGCTCCTCCTGTGGTGCTTCTCATCGATCCCATCACTGGTCAGAATATGCGTTCTTGGAGTGGCGCAATTGAAGCTCATGGTTTCGTGGAGGATTTGATGAAGTACATGGATGATGGTCCTCATCAATACATGGCTTCTTCAACAAGAAACAAACGTATGAAGACAGATAAGATTTCTTCTGAAAGCAGCCAGACTGGGATGCCCGAACTTGCAGAGTCTTTAGAAacaaaggaggaggaggagacttgTTCTTCACGCAACCAGACTATTGGTCACATTGGGTTACCACTGTCTTGGGGGCCCGAGTTTGAAAAGTCTGCAGAAGTGAAGCAGGAGGAGATTTGTGTAGAGTTTCCAGATTTAACAGAAGAGCCAAAGGGAGACTGTGATAAAAGCCTTGTGTGCAGTCTATGTGTTCGGTTTCCAGATGGGAGAAGAAAGCAGAGGAAGTTTCTCAAGACCGAACCTATTCAGCTTCTCTGGTCTTTCTGTCATTCTCAGATTGTTGGGTCCGAGAAGAAGGCGTTTAAGCTAGTACAAGCGATCCCTGGTGCTTCCAAGACTCTGGAGTATGGAGCTAGCGCAACTTTCGACCAATCTGGCCTCGCAAACTCGATGATCTCGGTTACTTGGGAGTGA
- the LOC103863552 gene encoding putative plant UBX domain-containing protein 14, producing MDAPRDSSHEEGKEEQVLPLPLPSTGNTLCDTPVPEELSDSESESLDSLTFDETPQTTSEYQQKLISSFTEVAVGQTMETVIQFLETANWNLEEAINHFFVESNTTRLPPLRFLFEGSFDEAKSASSQENLWLLVNLQSTKNYASHSLDIDLWSNKVVSQAIESSIILWQVYDDTTEGQKISTFYKIESALPVVLLIDPITGFKMRSWSGVIEAQSFIDDLMNYTKSGPHEHIASLTRKEPVLCNETNQTSDDVVTPSGAETCSSTNCDDVVETIETKTLPTHDEEEETCLEFPVLTEEPRGDCDRSLVCSLCVRFPDGRRKQRKFLKTEPIQLLWSFCYSQMVESEKKAFKLVQAIPGASKTLDYGADATFGQSGLANSMVLVAWE from the coding sequence ATGGATGCTCCACGTGATTCTTCTCATGAAGAAGGAAAAGAAGAACAAGTACTTCCCCTTCCTTTACCTTCGACTGGGAATACTCTCTGTGATACTCCGGTTCCTGAAGAGCTCTCTGACTCCGAATCAGAATCGTTAGACTCACTGACATTCGATGAGACTCCTCAAACAACCAGTGAGTACCAACAGAAACTAATCTCATCATTCACCGAGGTAGCTGTTGGTCAAACAATGGAAACAGTCATTCAGTTCTTAGAGACGGCAAACTGGAACCTCGAAGAAGCCATTAATCACTTTTTCGTTGAATCAAACACGACGAGGTTACCTCCTCTGAGGTTTCTTTTCGAAGGTTCGTTCGAtgaggcaaaatcagcatcttCCCAAGAGAATCTATGGTTGCTAGTGAATCTCCAATCCACGAAAAACTATGCTTCTCATTCGCTTGACATAGATTTATGGTCGAACAAAGTCGTTTCTCAAGCTATCGAGTCAAGCATCATCTTATGGCAAGTCTATGATGATACCACTGAAGGACAGAAAATCTCTACTTTCTACAAGATCGAGTCTGCTCTTCCCGTGGTGCTCCTCATTGATCCCATCACTGGTTTCAAGATGCGGTCGTGGAGCGGAGTGATTGAAGCTCAGAGTTTTATCGACGATTTGATGAACTATACTAAGTCTGGTCCTCACGAACACATTGCTTCTCTGACAAGAAAAGAACCCGTTTTATGTAATGAAACCAACCAGACTAGTGATGATGTTGTCACTCCTTCAGGGGCGGAGACTTGTTCGTCAACCAACTGTGATGATGTCGTCGAAACGATTGAGACGAAGACTTTACCCACACATgacgaggaggaggagactTGTTTAGAGTTTCCAGTATTGACAGAAGAGCCAAGAGGAGACTGTGATCGAAGCCTTGTGTGCAGTCTATGTGTTCGGTTTCCAGATGGGAGAAGAAAGCAGAGGAAGTTTCTCAAGACCGAACCTATTCAGCTTCTCTGGTCTTTCTGTTATTCTCAGATGGTGGAGTCTGAGAAGAAGGCGTTTAAGCTAGTACAAGCGATTCCTGGTGCTTCAAAGACTCTTGATTATGGAGCTGACGCCACGTTCGGACAATCTGGGCTCGCTAATTCGATGGTGTTGGTTGCTTGGGAGTGA
- the LOC117133319 gene encoding glutathione S-transferase T3-like: MDGFTNLLHSQIPIDLESPEPYWFGSEVPAQSPSQVPAESPSQVPAERRKYSPREDKILIGAWLNTSKDPIIGNEQRVGAFWKRIVEYYNASPLLVGQTPREITSCKQRWSRINGEVCRFTGCYDAALRAQKSGENDDDLMKAALNIYFTKYGCKFALDHCCRELRHDQKWASIYVAKEGGKEKRRSVLEVDTEEADVGDPEERPIGVKAAKGGSKKKKNSGREEELSKLQNVLELKEKLSKNKLLDRLLAMKEPLSDIETSLKLKLMLGEVVTGV, encoded by the exons atggatggtttcacaaaCCTTCTGCATAGTCAAATACCTATAGACCTTGAGTCACCCGAACCTTATTGGTTCGGGTCTGAAGTTCCTGCTCAGTCTCCTAGCCAAGTCCCTGCTGAGTCTCCTAGCCAAGTTCCTGCTGAGAGGAGGAAATATTCTCCTAGAGAAGATAAGATCCTTATTGGTGCTTGGCTTAACACCAGTAAGGATCCTATCATTGGCAACGAGCAGAGAGTTGGGGCTTTCTGGAAGCGTATTGTAGAGTACTACAACGCAAGCCCTCTGCTCGTTGGTCAAACACCGCGAGAGATTACTTCTTGCAAACAGAGGTGGAGTAGGATCAACGGGGAAGTATGCAGGTTTACTGGATGCTATGATGCAGCTTTGAGGGCGCAGAAAAGTGGGGAAAATGATGATGATCTGATGAAAGCTGCATTAAATATATACTTCACCAAGTATGGTTGCAAGTTCGCACTTGATCACTGCTGTAGGGAGCTGAGGCATGACCAGAAATGGGCCTCGATTTATGTGGCTAAGGAAGGTGGAAAGGAAAAGCGGAGGTCCGTCTTGGAGGTTGATACAGAAGAAGCGGACGTGGGAGATCCAGAGGAGAGACCAATCGGGGTAAAGGCTGCGAAAGGTGgcagtaagaagaagaagaatagtgGTAGAGAAGAAGAGTTGTCCAAGCTTCAGAACGTGTTAGAACTTAAggaaaaactttcaaaaaacaAACTCCTTGATCGCTTGCTGGCGATGAAAGAGCCTTTATCTGATATCGAAACATCACTTAAACTGAAGCTAAT GTTAGGTGAAGTAGTCACGGGCGTCTAA